A window of the Sporosarcina sp. FSL K6-2383 genome harbors these coding sequences:
- a CDS encoding BMC domain-containing protein: protein MSQAIGMIETKGLVGSMEAADAMIKAANVRLIKQEFVDGGIVTVLVQGDVGAVQAAVDAGREAAKRVGELLGSHVIPRPDESVYNMVKPLDPKKQQTKSKPAPASKAQTTKKTEE, encoded by the coding sequence CAAGCAATCGGAATGATTGAAACAAAGGGATTAGTCGGTTCGATGGAAGCGGCAGATGCAATGATTAAAGCGGCCAATGTCAGGCTCATTAAACAAGAATTCGTGGATGGTGGAATCGTAACGGTTCTCGTTCAAGGTGATGTAGGCGCTGTACAAGCGGCTGTCGACGCAGGTCGTGAAGCTGCCAAGCGTGTAGGAGAACTGTTAGGATCACATGTCATTCCACGTCCGGATGAGTCCGTTTATAATATGGTTAAGCCTCTTGATCCGAAAAAACAACAGACAAAATCCAAGCCTGCACCTGCTAGCAAAGCACAAACGACCAAAAAAACTGAGGAATAA
- the mdh gene encoding malate dehydrogenase, translating to MAFRRNKIAVIGAGYTGATVALLLAQKELGDIVLLDIPEQESPTKGKALDMLQAGPIQRFNVKITGTSNYADIQDADMVIITAGIARKPGMSRDDLVTTNAKIMRAVSEQVKKYAPDSTILILSNPVDAMTYVCYKTTGFPKNRVIGQSGVLDTARFNTFVAEELNISVEDISGFVLGGHGDDMVPLVRYSYAGGIPLEKLIPQDRLDAIVERTRKGGGEIVSLLGNGSAYYAPAASLVEMAEAIIKDKKRILPSIAYLEGEYGYNGLYLGVPTVIGGNGIESIIELPLTNEEQTALDKSAEAVRSVIDICNR from the coding sequence TTGGCTTTTCGAAGAAATAAAATCGCCGTCATTGGTGCGGGATATACCGGTGCCACTGTAGCTTTACTATTAGCACAAAAAGAATTGGGAGATATTGTTTTACTCGATATTCCTGAACAAGAAAGCCCGACAAAAGGAAAAGCGTTGGATATGCTGCAAGCAGGACCTATTCAACGTTTTAATGTGAAAATTACAGGGACGTCAAACTACGCAGATATTCAAGACGCGGACATGGTTATCATTACTGCGGGGATCGCACGGAAACCTGGAATGAGTAGAGATGACCTAGTGACGACGAATGCAAAAATTATGCGTGCTGTATCGGAGCAAGTGAAAAAATATGCACCAGATAGCACAATTCTCATTTTAAGTAATCCAGTAGATGCCATGACTTATGTGTGCTATAAAACGACTGGATTCCCTAAAAATCGGGTGATCGGTCAATCAGGTGTATTGGATACGGCACGTTTCAATACTTTTGTTGCTGAAGAGTTAAATATTTCAGTGGAAGACATTTCGGGGTTTGTTTTAGGGGGGCACGGGGATGATATGGTGCCACTCGTTAGATATTCTTATGCTGGCGGTATACCTTTAGAGAAACTTATACCCCAGGATCGTCTTGATGCAATTGTGGAGCGCACAAGAAAAGGTGGAGGAGAAATTGTTTCCTTACTTGGCAATGGAAGTGCTTACTATGCACCGGCCGCTTCACTCGTCGAAATGGCAGAAGCCATTATTAAGGATAAAAAGAGGATATTGCCCTCGATTGCTTATTTGGAGGGTGAATACGGCTACAATGGGCTATATTTAGGCGTTCCTACTGTGATTGGTGGCAATGGTATCGAAAGTATCATTGAGCTTCCGTTGACAAATGAAGAGCAGACAGCGCTGGATAAGTCGGCAGAGGCAGTTCGTTCAGTCATTGACATTTGCAATCGTTAA
- a CDS encoding ribonucleotide reductase N-terminal alpha domain-containing protein, which translates to MSMQTKHLDLLTKLSLDFGTKAVASLLEASTLWIKKFPNGSYVDWSQSMISHSLSQLNEHEPHWTFIAARIHLHDLYAKQRHSNIYTDFAAHTTRLVTLGLYDPILVERYSQEELRLIGNLITPERDKLFTYSALQMMMSNYITRDADNEPVELPQERWLIIAMILMQNETEKRLKKIAEAYWAMSHLYMTVELPTLLNAGKLQKQNNNKPTTFTSYLAVYHIDITKFLDSTIDDKVVYIPDLFMEQVESRGNWHLFDPHEVQAVMGYSLEDFYDEKKGAGSFREKYMACVQHPKLSKKTIFAIDLMKQIMHSQLTTGFPHLVYKDEINRKKTNKYAAVNDALHPNQSIHSSINLGRAVPAGVLERLITIQVRMLDNAIDLNAQSMPKDVHNRGLLLGTTGWHHLLALNKIRWESVEAVEFADELYENIAYLTISASMELAKEKGAYPLFKESDWYNGAYFEDRGYLSKSWQRLRANVALNGIRNASMTAIASLSSTATLAASTIGIEPIIQKCYLDEQLDSSIPIIAPDLSPETRWFYKSGYFIDQQWTLKQNAARQRHIDQCISLNLYVPNTIQAAELLVLHVSAWNSGLKMTGSIHAHTNSPYFLNTAISF; encoded by the coding sequence ATGTCTATGCAAACAAAACATCTCGATTTATTAACTAAATTATCCTTGGATTTTGGTACGAAGGCAGTAGCCTCTTTATTGGAAGCAAGTACATTATGGATCAAAAAATTCCCTAACGGTAGCTACGTAGACTGGTCACAGTCAATGATTTCACACTCGCTCAGCCAATTAAATGAGCACGAACCACACTGGACCTTTATCGCAGCACGAATTCATCTTCATGACCTCTATGCCAAGCAGCGTCACTCGAACATCTACACAGATTTCGCGGCACATACTACTCGATTAGTGACACTTGGTTTGTACGACCCGATTTTAGTTGAACGCTATTCACAAGAAGAACTTCGGCTTATCGGGAACCTAATCACCCCAGAAAGAGACAAATTATTCACGTATAGCGCCTTGCAAATGATGATGAGTAACTATATTACGAGGGATGCTGACAATGAACCTGTTGAACTACCCCAGGAACGATGGCTCATCATCGCAATGATCCTTATGCAAAATGAAACAGAAAAACGGCTTAAAAAAATAGCGGAAGCCTACTGGGCAATGAGTCATTTATATATGACCGTCGAATTGCCAACCTTGCTGAACGCTGGAAAACTTCAAAAACAAAATAATAACAAGCCAACAACGTTTACCAGCTACCTAGCTGTCTACCACATAGATATTACTAAGTTCCTTGACAGTACGATCGACGACAAAGTTGTCTATATCCCTGACTTATTTATGGAACAAGTTGAATCACGTGGCAATTGGCATTTATTTGACCCACATGAGGTGCAGGCTGTCATGGGCTATTCCCTTGAGGATTTTTATGATGAAAAGAAGGGGGCAGGCTCATTTCGTGAAAAATACATGGCATGTGTGCAGCATCCGAAACTTAGCAAAAAGACCATTTTCGCTATCGACCTTATGAAGCAGATCATGCATAGCCAACTAACAACTGGCTTTCCCCATCTAGTTTATAAAGATGAGATCAATCGAAAAAAGACGAACAAATATGCAGCAGTAAACGATGCCTTACATCCAAATCAAAGTATCCACTCGTCCATCAACCTTGGACGTGCAGTTCCTGCTGGTGTATTGGAGCGTCTCATTACGATTCAGGTGCGCATGCTCGACAATGCCATTGATTTAAACGCACAGTCAATGCCAAAAGACGTACACAATCGTGGTCTACTGCTAGGTACAACAGGCTGGCATCACTTGCTTGCCTTAAATAAAATTCGTTGGGAGTCTGTGGAAGCAGTAGAGTTTGCCGATGAATTATACGAGAATATCGCCTATTTAACGATTTCCGCTTCGATGGAGCTCGCGAAAGAAAAAGGGGCTTATCCTTTATTCAAAGAATCAGATTGGTATAACGGAGCATATTTTGAAGATAGGGGATACCTTTCAAAGTCATGGCAGAGACTTCGTGCCAATGTTGCGTTAAACGGTATACGGAACGCCTCTATGACGGCAATAGCATCCCTTTCATCGACAGCGACCCTAGCGGCTAGTACCATCGGAATTGAGCCTATTATTCAAAAGTGCTATCTAGATGAACAACTAGACAGTAGCATTCCAATCATTGCTCCAGATTTAAGCCCAGAAACACGTTGGTTTTATAAATCAGGATACTTCATCGACCAACAATGGACTTTGAAGCAAAATGCAGCCCGTCAACGCCATATCGATCAATGTATTTCACTCAACCTGTACGTACCAAATACAATTCAAGCGGCTGAATTACTAGTCCTGCATGTAAGCGCTTGGAATAGCGGTCTGAAGATGACAGGCTCTATCCATGCACATACGAATTCCCCATACTTTTTAAATACGGCGATTTCATTTTAA
- a CDS encoding glycine betaine ABC transporter substrate-binding protein: MKNKFIVLMLVGLIASMLSGCIFIEKDSLTLGSRNNTESIILSHVMGQLIENKTDIEVVYKENLGGSNVVWNAMLNGLIDVVPDYTGTIVVNYYHEDPGTAEETLATTKRLVNEDGIIAFDTFGFNNTYTLALDESRAEELGVKTFSDFANVSEDFILGAVFEFIDRPDGLPGFQEEYGLKFKDVKGMDHGIMYRSIGAHEVDVINSYTTDGQLQDYDLRVLEDDKSYFPPYHALPLVRKETLVEYPEIEEVLEQLADMIDEEAMQKMNAKVDNEGMMVEKVAQQFLIESGLMEE; encoded by the coding sequence ATGAAAAATAAATTTATTGTATTGATGTTGGTAGGCCTTATTGCAAGTATGCTGTCAGGCTGTATTTTCATCGAAAAAGATTCACTAACACTAGGCTCTCGGAATAATACAGAAAGTATCATTTTGTCACATGTCATGGGGCAATTGATTGAAAATAAAACAGATATCGAAGTCGTTTACAAAGAAAATCTCGGCGGCTCCAACGTCGTTTGGAACGCTATGCTGAACGGCCTAATCGATGTCGTACCCGATTACACGGGAACGATTGTCGTTAACTATTATCACGAAGACCCAGGCACAGCCGAGGAGACACTGGCGACTACCAAACGACTAGTCAATGAAGATGGCATTATCGCCTTCGACACATTCGGCTTCAATAATACGTACACATTAGCGTTAGATGAATCAAGAGCCGAGGAACTTGGCGTCAAGACATTCAGTGACTTCGCTAATGTCTCGGAAGACTTTATACTCGGTGCTGTCTTTGAATTTATCGACCGTCCAGATGGCTTGCCTGGATTCCAGGAAGAATATGGATTGAAATTCAAAGACGTCAAAGGAATGGATCACGGCATCATGTATCGTTCCATCGGCGCTCATGAAGTAGACGTCATTAACTCGTACACGACAGACGGTCAGTTACAAGATTACGACTTACGTGTGCTAGAGGATGATAAATCCTACTTTCCGCCTTACCATGCACTGCCCCTTGTACGAAAAGAAACATTAGTGGAGTACCCTGAGATTGAAGAAGTACTCGAGCAACTGGCAGACATGATTGACGAAGAAGCAATGCAGAAGATGAATGCTAAAGTGGATAATGAGGGAATGATGGTGGAGAAAGTTGCACAGCAGTTCCTTATTGAGTCAGGGTTAATGGAAGAATGA
- a CDS encoding ABC transporter permease — translation MNNLTIWQQLVQQSQMRWEEVLEATSVHIQLVFFSMLIAIALGITLGILITRVPKLTTVVLGGAGVMQTIPSLALLGFMIPIFGIGVKTAIAALFLYSLLPIIRNTYAGIKDVDKATTEAAKGMGMTSMQILFKVELPLALPVIMAGIRTAAVINVGTATLAAFIGAGGLGDFIFLGITRGIDGLILLGAIPAALLAIVLETLFGAFEKWTTPEGLK, via the coding sequence ATGAATAACTTAACAATTTGGCAACAACTTGTCCAACAATCACAAATGCGCTGGGAAGAGGTACTTGAAGCAACGTCTGTCCATATTCAGCTCGTATTCTTCTCAATGCTCATTGCCATTGCTCTTGGAATTACACTTGGTATTTTGATTACACGGGTTCCAAAACTGACAACCGTCGTACTTGGTGGTGCTGGCGTTATGCAAACCATTCCAAGCCTTGCACTACTCGGTTTCATGATTCCCATTTTCGGGATTGGTGTCAAAACAGCAATCGCTGCCCTATTCCTATATTCCTTGTTACCGATTATCCGCAACACGTATGCCGGCATTAAAGACGTTGATAAAGCGACAACCGAAGCGGCAAAAGGGATGGGTATGACAAGTATGCAAATTCTATTCAAAGTGGAACTGCCACTTGCGCTTCCAGTTATCATGGCCGGCATTCGAACTGCAGCTGTCATTAACGTAGGTACAGCAACGCTTGCTGCATTTATCGGTGCAGGCGGACTCGGAGATTTCATTTTCCTTGGAATTACGCGCGGCATTGATGGTTTGATTTTACTTGGTGCAATTCCAGCAGCACTTCTTGCAATTGTACTAGAAACACTCTTCGGTGCGTTTGAAAAATGGACGACGCCGGAAGGATTGAAGTAA
- a CDS encoding betaine/proline/choline family ABC transporter ATP-binding protein (Members of the family are the ATP-binding subunit of ABC transporters for substrates such as betaine, L-proline or other amino acids, choline, carnitine, etc. The substrate specificity is best determined from the substrate-binding subunit, rather than this subunit, as it interacts with the permease subunit and not with substrate directly.), whose amino-acid sequence MLKFENVSKVYGDGFQAVKSINFDIQQGEFLVLIGPSGSGKSTTMKMINKMEPHTSGTISINGKDINSYNPSELRRNIGYVIQQIGLFPHYTIEKNIAIVPQLKGWNPKEVKARVNELLDLVGLDPDIFATRYPKELSGGQQQRVGIARALAGNPDIILMDEPFSALDPLTRDQLQEEVSALHKKLNKTFVFVTHDMDEALKMGDRIAIMKDGKLLQLDTPEKLLHEPAHGFVEEFIGKHRITQNPELMPVTEIMSESVVTSLPHRSPEKALSLIRQRKITSLIVVDDDNRLLGIVSAYDLIKKLDTIKTIDEIMGPREPFLTDTATAKDAIIMMDNAPFGIIPIVGSHQKVLGVVTRGSLLSAMSSQWTETEESQ is encoded by the coding sequence ATGTTAAAATTTGAAAACGTAAGCAAAGTGTATGGTGACGGATTCCAAGCTGTTAAATCTATCAACTTTGATATTCAGCAAGGTGAATTTCTTGTGTTAATTGGACCAAGTGGTTCGGGTAAATCGACAACGATGAAAATGATTAACAAGATGGAACCACATACAAGTGGAACGATTTCTATCAACGGCAAAGATATCAATTCGTATAATCCGTCAGAATTACGTAGAAACATAGGCTATGTCATCCAACAAATTGGCCTTTTCCCCCATTACACCATCGAAAAAAACATCGCGATTGTTCCCCAACTAAAAGGCTGGAACCCTAAAGAAGTCAAAGCCCGTGTCAACGAGCTGCTCGATTTAGTCGGTCTTGATCCAGACATATTTGCCACGCGCTATCCAAAGGAACTTTCAGGTGGTCAACAGCAACGTGTCGGTATCGCAAGAGCCCTTGCAGGCAACCCCGATATTATCTTAATGGACGAACCGTTCAGTGCACTCGATCCATTAACACGTGACCAGTTACAAGAAGAGGTAAGCGCATTGCATAAAAAATTGAATAAGACATTCGTTTTTGTTACCCACGATATGGACGAAGCGTTAAAAATGGGCGATCGTATCGCTATTATGAAAGACGGTAAGCTTCTACAGTTGGACACTCCAGAGAAATTACTACATGAACCAGCCCACGGCTTTGTAGAGGAGTTCATTGGGAAACATCGGATTACCCAAAACCCTGAACTCATGCCCGTTACCGAGATTATGTCGGAATCGGTCGTCACCTCTCTACCTCACCGATCTCCGGAAAAAGCACTTTCACTTATCCGACAGCGCAAAATTACAAGCCTTATTGTGGTCGACGATGATAATAGGTTACTCGGAATTGTTTCCGCGTATGATTTGATTAAAAAGCTAGATACTATTAAAACGATTGACGAAATTATGGGGCCACGAGAACCCTTCTTAACAGATACAGCTACTGCTAAAGACGCCATCATTATGATGGACAACGCGCCTTTTGGTATTATTCCGATTGTCGGTAGTCATCAAAAAGTATTAGGCGTCGTAACACGAGGTTCACTGCTATCCGCTATGTCCAGCCAGTGGACGGAAACGGAGGAAAGCCAATGA
- a CDS encoding response regulator transcription factor: MDMTIFIVEDDVAIFNSLKERLEQWSLHVTGPDDFHDVMGAFIQEKPHLVMMDIQLPAYDGFHWCREIRAVSKVPIIFLSSRDHPMDMVMAMNMGADDYIQKPFHTDVLLAKIQAILRRTYAYGEEASDVLEWNGAVIDMKRGVIRKDSEEVELTKNEFFILAVLVQSTDEIVSRDDLIRKLWDDERFVNDNTLTVNMTRLRQKLAELELGEAVITKKGLGYMAITL, translated from the coding sequence ATGGATATGACTATTTTCATCGTTGAGGATGATGTCGCGATTTTTAATTCATTAAAAGAACGGCTTGAGCAGTGGTCTCTTCATGTGACGGGACCAGATGATTTTCATGATGTCATGGGAGCTTTCATTCAAGAGAAGCCACATTTGGTGATGATGGATATTCAGTTGCCTGCCTACGATGGTTTTCATTGGTGTCGTGAAATACGTGCCGTGTCAAAGGTACCCATCATTTTTCTGTCATCCCGAGATCATCCCATGGATATGGTTATGGCGATGAATATGGGGGCGGATGATTATATTCAGAAGCCGTTTCATACGGATGTGTTGCTGGCAAAAATCCAAGCGATTTTACGGCGCACTTATGCGTATGGTGAAGAGGCATCAGATGTACTGGAATGGAATGGTGCAGTCATTGATATGAAGCGCGGCGTTATTCGGAAGGATAGCGAAGAAGTAGAGTTGACGAAGAATGAGTTTTTCATCTTGGCGGTGCTTGTGCAATCGACGGATGAGATTGTATCGCGTGACGACCTGATTCGCAAACTGTGGGATGATGAACGATTTGTCAATGATAATACGCTAACTGTCAATATGACCCGATTACGTCAAAAGCTTGCGGAACTCGAGCTAGGGGAAGCGGTGATTACGAAAAAAGGGCTCGGCTATATGGCGATTACGTTGTAG
- a CDS encoding sensor histidine kinase translates to MFISYLKDMMSWIAFFLLALGLTDMLIWLDQGIDAKFSSVFYVNVLLIIALVLFIGWRYRKEMKFTKELALLTNDSTTDWHEILPETIFMRDEMTKEVLQRAALLFSKELADSRRANIIESDYTAAWVHEVKAPLTAMKLLIDSYGKDPAIRKLETEWLRVYLLIDQQLYISRLSTLEADYIVEKTGVHRLATAEVRELATWCMEKNIAVEFEGEDAKVVTDVKWSRFIIRQILTNAVKYSQAGGTICILTSVKSSGNVVLTIKDEGPGIKSYDLSRIFDKGFTGGMGRLQNAATGLGLYLAKTVADKLGITLVAESIMNQGTTITMIFPTENEFDSIRILRKGG, encoded by the coding sequence GTGTTCATAAGTTATTTGAAGGATATGATGAGCTGGATTGCCTTTTTCTTACTTGCGCTTGGTTTGACGGATATGCTTATTTGGCTCGATCAGGGAATTGACGCGAAATTTTCGTCTGTATTCTATGTCAATGTGTTACTTATTATAGCTCTCGTCCTTTTTATCGGCTGGCGTTATCGAAAAGAAATGAAGTTTACGAAAGAGTTAGCTTTACTGACGAATGATTCCACAACGGATTGGCATGAAATATTGCCAGAAACAATTTTTATGCGTGATGAAATGACAAAAGAAGTGTTGCAGCGGGCTGCGTTGTTATTTTCAAAAGAACTGGCTGATAGTAGGCGAGCAAATATTATCGAAAGCGACTATACTGCTGCATGGGTACATGAAGTCAAAGCACCGCTGACCGCGATGAAACTACTTATTGATTCATATGGTAAAGATCCAGCTATTCGCAAACTAGAGACGGAATGGCTACGTGTTTATTTGTTAATTGACCAACAACTTTACATATCACGGCTGTCAACCTTGGAAGCAGATTACATTGTGGAAAAAACAGGCGTTCACCGATTAGCTACGGCAGAAGTCCGTGAATTGGCAACATGGTGTATGGAAAAGAATATTGCTGTTGAATTTGAAGGGGAAGACGCAAAGGTAGTAACCGATGTTAAATGGAGTCGATTTATTATCCGTCAAATTTTGACGAACGCAGTGAAGTATAGCCAGGCGGGCGGTACGATTTGTATCTTAACGAGTGTTAAGTCAAGTGGTAACGTTGTGCTGACCATAAAAGATGAAGGTCCAGGCATAAAATCGTACGACCTTTCCCGTATTTTTGATAAGGGATTTACTGGAGGGATGGGACGACTTCAAAATGCAGCGACAGGACTCGGACTTTATTTGGCAAAGACAGTGGCCGATAAGCTTGGAATCACATTGGTCGCGGAATCAATCATGAATCAAGGAACTACGATTACGATGATTTTTCCGACTGAAAATGAATTTGATAGTATACGCATACTTCGTAAGGGTGGGTAA
- a CDS encoding YdeI/OmpD-associated family protein has protein sequence MEINNLIRVKTRWELRDWLERNSETESFCWVIVSVTERSEVIQYLDAVEEALCFGWIDSVKKKISATETAQRLSKRKKKSNWTELNKERARRLDKLGLMKEGGLKILPNMQPESFMIDKDIKARLQEDEQIYQNFINFPELYRRIRIDTIQSYKNEPDTFNKRLDKFIENTRKNKMYGQWNDNGRLINY, from the coding sequence ATGGAAATTAATAATCTGATTAGAGTTAAAACAAGATGGGAATTAAGAGATTGGCTTGAGAGAAATTCAGAGACAGAAAGTTTTTGTTGGGTAATCGTAAGTGTGACTGAACGATCAGAAGTTATTCAGTATTTAGATGCGGTTGAAGAAGCATTATGTTTCGGGTGGATTGATAGTGTAAAGAAGAAAATATCAGCTACTGAAACAGCCCAAAGGCTTTCCAAAAGAAAGAAAAAAAGTAATTGGACAGAATTAAATAAAGAAAGAGCAAGGAGATTAGATAAACTAGGTTTGATGAAAGAGGGAGGACTGAAAATTCTTCCTAATATGCAACCTGAATCATTTATGATAGATAAAGATATTAAAGCTCGTTTGCAAGAAGATGAACAAATATATCAGAACTTCATTAATTTTCCTGAACTATATAGGAGAATTAGAATTGATACCATACAAAGTTATAAAAATGAACCTGATACTTTTAATAAAAGGTTGGATAAATTTATTGAAAATACAAGAAAAAACAAAATGTATGGTCAGTGGAATGACAATGGACGCTTAATCAATTATTGA
- a CDS encoding YafY family protein, producing the protein MKLERLLSIIFKLLHNEILSASRLADEFQVSSRTIYRDIETICMAGIPVVSYQGTNGGFGIIQGYKFDKSLMGSYDVMNLITVLNSLSSIFEDKEVEHTIDRLKILDTNVENESLLIDLESHRTESNSLMNLRKAVHEKRIIHFDYVSNKNEFTSRELEPIHLHYKFRSWYLYGYCRGRQNYREFRVSRMMSITLTQEKFLQNHEIKRDSSHSNCNPEGFEDVIIRVNPNSLVDVLDQFQHSSKVIHNDGSMSFTISVYQPLHAGWLKSILLSFGSGAEIIKPMELQSVLVDEARKIIKVYKDV; encoded by the coding sequence TTGAAATTAGAACGTTTGCTATCGATCATATTCAAGCTCTTACATAATGAAATTTTGTCAGCTTCTCGTTTAGCTGATGAATTTCAAGTATCATCAAGGACAATTTATAGAGACATCGAAACGATTTGTATGGCTGGTATACCAGTCGTTTCTTACCAAGGTACTAACGGTGGTTTTGGTATAATACAAGGATACAAATTTGATAAAAGCTTAATGGGTTCTTATGACGTTATGAATCTAATCACAGTATTAAATAGTCTATCGAGTATTTTTGAAGATAAGGAAGTTGAACATACGATAGATAGATTGAAAATACTGGATACAAATGTCGAAAATGAGTCTTTACTGATTGACTTAGAAAGCCATAGAACGGAATCAAATTCATTAATGAATCTACGAAAAGCTGTACATGAAAAAAGGATAATCCACTTTGATTATGTAAGTAATAAAAATGAATTTACATCACGTGAATTAGAGCCTATTCACCTTCATTATAAGTTCCGCAGCTGGTATTTATATGGTTATTGCAGAGGACGTCAGAATTATAGAGAATTTAGAGTATCACGTATGATGAGTATAACTCTGACGCAAGAAAAGTTTCTACAGAATCACGAAATTAAACGTGATTCATCTCATTCAAACTGTAATCCAGAAGGATTTGAAGATGTAATCATACGGGTGAATCCTAATTCCTTAGTAGACGTATTAGACCAATTCCAACACTCTTCAAAAGTCATTCACAATGATGGAAGTATGTCATTTACCATTTCTGTTTATCAGCCACTACATGCTGGATGGCTTAAATCTATTCTTCTAAGCTTTGGTAGTGGGGCTGAAATTATAAAACCTATGGAGCTGCAGTCGGTTTTAGTAGATGAAGCAAGAAAAATAATTAAAGTTTATAAGGATGTATGA
- a CDS encoding DinB family protein, with translation MNHAKKMYEYHVWANKVLLERVKELPGNVLYKEVSSSYPTIAQTFSHIYVVDIMWLQVLKGIDMQEALEASMVLVEKINLYSVDEFVKSYEDLALQYEEWMNSQKDLEQKKNLNNPWSGVRETAYSEILFHVANHGTYHRGNITTMLRQQGHASTMNDLSLHWYMS, from the coding sequence ATGAACCATGCAAAAAAAATGTATGAGTACCACGTTTGGGCTAATAAGGTGTTACTAGAAAGGGTAAAAGAGTTACCGGGCAATGTCCTATATAAAGAGGTTAGTAGCTCATATCCAACTATTGCTCAAACGTTTAGTCACATCTATGTGGTAGACATTATGTGGTTACAGGTACTTAAAGGAATTGATATGCAAGAAGCATTAGAAGCTTCTATGGTTTTAGTAGAAAAGATTAATTTGTATTCTGTAGATGAATTCGTTAAGTCGTATGAAGATCTAGCATTGCAGTATGAAGAATGGATGAATAGCCAAAAAGATTTAGAACAAAAAAAGAATTTGAATAATCCTTGGTCAGGTGTGAGAGAAACTGCTTACTCAGAAATTTTATTTCATGTTGCTAATCATGGTACGTATCATCGAGGTAACATAACAACTATGTTGAGACAGCAAGGACACGCTTCGACAATGAATGATCTCTCTTTACATTGGTATATGAGCTAG
- a CDS encoding ABC transporter ATP-binding protein, with protein MDQHKTILHAQNVRKSYGTRGNVQQVLKGIDLRVGEGEFVGIMGSSGAGKTTLLNVLATIDRATEGAILIGGSDISKMKDAELSAFRRDKLGFIFQDYNLLDTLTVKENILLPVSLGKMKKKVAEAEFNSIADILGIKELAHKYPHEISGGQKQRTSAARALINKPSMVFADEPTGALDSKSASSLLGTMEDVNKKRGVTIMMVTHDPLASSYCSRVVFLKDGNIYSELYRGDKTRQAFFQDILNVQGVLGGDSVDTI; from the coding sequence ATGGACCAACATAAAACGATTTTACATGCACAAAACGTGCGGAAATCATATGGGACGCGGGGCAATGTTCAACAAGTATTGAAGGGAATTGATCTTCGTGTCGGAGAAGGTGAGTTTGTCGGCATTATGGGATCGTCTGGAGCAGGAAAGACAACGCTGCTCAACGTGCTCGCCACAATTGACCGTGCAACGGAAGGAGCTATCCTCATTGGTGGTTCTGATATATCCAAGATGAAAGACGCAGAGCTATCAGCGTTTCGTCGTGACAAGCTCGGGTTCATTTTCCAAGATTATAATTTGCTCGACACATTGACAGTGAAGGAAAATATTTTACTGCCCGTATCGCTTGGGAAAATGAAGAAAAAAGTAGCGGAGGCAGAGTTCAATAGTATTGCTGATATTCTGGGCATTAAAGAGCTTGCACATAAATATCCACACGAGATTTCAGGTGGGCAAAAGCAGCGAACATCTGCGGCACGTGCCCTCATTAATAAACCATCGATGGTATTTGCGGATGAGCCAACAGGAGCACTTGATTCCAAATCGGCGTCATCGCTACTCGGCACGATGGAAGATGTCAATAAAAAGCGTGGTGTCACGATTATGATGGTGACGCATGATCCTTTGGCATCAAGCTATTGCAGTCGTGTGGTGTTCTTGAAAGACGGCAACATTTACTCGGAACTGTATCGTGGCGATAAAACACGACAAGCCTTCTTCCAGGACATCTTGAACGTTCAAGGCGTTCTTGGGGGTGACAGCGTTGACACTATTTGA